A genomic segment from Streptomyces sp. NBC_00459 encodes:
- the proC gene encoding pyrroline-5-carboxylate reductase, translating into MTQKVAVLGTGKIGEALLSGMIRAGWAPADLLVTARRPERAEELRTRYGVTPVTNPEAAKTADTLILTVKPQDMGTLLDELAPHVPADRLVISGAAGITTTSIEARLTTGTPVVRVMTNTPALVDEAMSVISAGSHATADHLAHTEEIFGAVGKTLRVPESQQDACTALSGSGPAYFFYLVEAMTDAGILLGLPRDKAHDLIVQSAIGAAVMLRDSGEHPVKLRENVTSPAGTTISAIRELENHGVRAALIAALEAARDRSRALAAGNN; encoded by the coding sequence ATGACCCAAAAAGTCGCAGTCCTCGGCACAGGCAAAATCGGCGAAGCGCTGCTCAGCGGAATGATCCGAGCCGGCTGGGCCCCCGCCGACCTCCTGGTCACCGCCCGCCGCCCGGAGCGAGCCGAAGAACTCCGCACCCGCTACGGAGTGACCCCGGTCACCAACCCAGAGGCAGCGAAGACCGCCGACACCCTGATCCTCACGGTCAAACCGCAGGACATGGGCACCCTCCTCGACGAGCTCGCGCCCCACGTCCCCGCCGACCGCCTGGTCATCAGCGGAGCCGCAGGCATCACCACGACGTCCATCGAGGCCCGTCTCACCACCGGCACCCCGGTCGTCCGCGTCATGACGAACACCCCGGCCCTCGTGGACGAGGCCATGTCGGTCATCTCCGCCGGCAGCCACGCCACCGCCGACCACCTCGCCCACACCGAGGAGATCTTCGGCGCCGTAGGCAAGACGCTCCGCGTCCCCGAGTCCCAGCAGGACGCCTGCACCGCGCTCTCCGGCTCCGGCCCGGCGTACTTCTTCTACCTCGTCGAAGCCATGACGGACGCGGGCATCCTGCTCGGCCTGCCCCGCGACAAGGCCCACGACCTGATCGTCCAGTCCGCGATCGGCGCCGCCGTGATGCTCCGCGACAGCGGCGAACACCCGGTGAAGCTCCGCGAGAACGTCACGTCTCCCGCGGGCACCACCATCAGCGCCATCCGCGAACTGGAGAACCACGGCGTACGAGCCGCCCTCATCGCCGCCCTCGAAGCCGCCCGCGACCGCAGCCGAGCCCTGGCCGCCGGCAACAACTGA
- the trpS gene encoding tryptophan--tRNA ligase, with product MTRVFSGIKPTGHLTLGNYLGAMRRWAAVDQHRADSLFCIVDLHALTVDHDPARVRRLSRQAATLLLASGLDPELCTVFVQSHVDEHTRLSYVLECVASDGEMRRMIQYREKAARERARGGSVRLSLLTYPVLMAADILAYGADEVPVGDDQTQHVELTRDLAVRFNQRYGHTFVVPRATRPAVGARVMNLQDPASKMGKSEDVGPGIVYLLDEPDVVRKKIMRAVTDSGRDVEYDPEGRPGVANLLEILAACTGGEPSELGGVYQSYGDLKKDVAEAVVEALGPLRDRHRELCADPAFVEGVLRDGAERARAMARPTVDAAYRAIGLLPAASEAEAVTESVAVVNMGR from the coding sequence ATGACGCGGGTCTTCAGTGGGATCAAGCCGACCGGGCATCTGACACTGGGGAACTACCTGGGGGCCATGCGGCGGTGGGCCGCGGTGGACCAGCACCGGGCTGACTCCCTGTTCTGCATCGTCGATCTGCACGCGCTGACCGTGGACCACGATCCCGCGCGCGTGCGGCGGCTCAGTCGGCAGGCGGCCACGCTGCTGCTGGCTTCGGGGCTCGACCCGGAGCTGTGCACCGTCTTCGTACAGAGTCATGTGGATGAGCACACGCGGCTGTCGTACGTGCTGGAGTGCGTCGCGTCCGACGGGGAGATGCGGCGGATGATCCAGTACAGGGAGAAGGCGGCCCGGGAGCGGGCGCGGGGTGGGAGTGTGCGGCTGTCGTTGCTGACGTATCCCGTGCTGATGGCGGCGGACATCCTGGCGTACGGGGCCGATGAGGTGCCGGTCGGGGACGATCAGACGCAGCATGTCGAGCTGACCCGGGATCTGGCGGTGCGGTTCAACCAGCGGTACGGGCATACGTTCGTGGTGCCGAGGGCCACGCGTCCGGCGGTGGGCGCGCGGGTCATGAATCTGCAGGACCCGGCGTCGAAGATGGGGAAGAGCGAGGACGTCGGGCCCGGGATCGTCTATCTGCTCGATGAGCCCGATGTGGTGCGGAAGAAGATCATGCGTGCCGTGACCGACAGCGGGCGGGATGTCGAGTACGACCCGGAGGGGCGGCCCGGGGTCGCGAATCTGCTGGAGATTCTGGCGGCCTGTACGGGTGGGGAACCGTCGGAGCTGGGTGGTGTGTATCAGTCGTACGGGGATTTGAAGAAGGACGTCGCGGAGGCCGTGGTCGAGGCTCTCGGGCCCCTGCGGGATCGGCACAGGGAGTTGTGTGCGGATCCCGCGTTTGTGGAGGGCGTGCTGCGGGACGGGGCGGAGAGAGCGCGGGCGATGGCTCGGCCGACCGTTGATGCCGCCTACCGTGCGATCGGGCTGCTGCCTGCGGCCTCCGAGGCGGAGGCCGTGACCGAGTCCGTGGCGGTGGTGAACATGGGCCGGTAG